One genomic segment of Tursiops truncatus isolate mTurTru1 chromosome 4, mTurTru1.mat.Y, whole genome shotgun sequence includes these proteins:
- the WDR53 gene encoding WD repeat-containing protein 53 isoform X3, whose translation MLWNLQKARPLWITNLQEDETEEMEDPQSPGQLLNPALAHSVSVASCGNIFSCGAEDGKIRIFRVMGVKCEQELGFKGHTLGVSHVCFLPESYLLLTGGNDGKIMLWDVSSEVEKKQKSPIKHTHKKKTKRAAYTKQGGNTHASAAGEDEDGKILPKLSIEHGEKVNWLLSTKIKGYQNILVADQTNCISVYPLKEF comes from the coding sequence ATGCTGTGGAACCTTCAGAAAGCCCGGCCACTCTGGATTACAAATTTGCAGGAGgatgaaacagaagaaatggAAGACCCACAATCACCTGGTCAGCTTCTAAACCCTGCCCTAGCCCACTCTGTGTCTGTGGCATCGTGTGGCAATATTTTTAGTTGTGGTGCAGAAGATGGTAAGATTCGAATCTTTAGGGTGATGGGAGTCAAGTGTGAACAGGAACTGGGATTTAAGGGCCACACCTTAGGGGTATCCCATGTCTGCTTTCTGCCAGAATCCTATTTGCTGCTTACTGGAGGGAATGATGGGAAGATTATGTTGTGGGATGTAAGCAGTGAAGTTGAGAAAAAACAGAAGAGTCCTATAAAACATACCcacaagaagaaaaccaaaagggCAGCTTATACCAAGCAGGGTGGAAACACTCATGCTTCAGCAGCAGGTGAAGACGAAGATGGCAAAATTTTACCGAAGTTAAGTATTGAACATGGAGAAAAAGTGAACTGGCTCTTGAGTACAAAAATAAAGGGATACCAAAATATATTGGTAGCTGATCAAACTAATTGTATATCTGTATatcctttaaaagaattttaa
- the WDR53 gene encoding WD repeat-containing protein 53 isoform X4: protein MAVKWTGGHFSPVLCLNASQEGLVASGAEGGDLMVWGEDGTPLGHTRFQGADDVTSVLFAPSCPTKLYASHGETISILDVRSLKGSLDDFHANEEEINCVSLNETENLLASADDSGTIKILDLENKKVSRSLKRHSNICSSVAFRPQRPQSLVSCGLDMQVMSCREYLGDAVEPSESPATLDYKFAGG from the exons ATGGCAGTCAAGTGGACTGGTGGACATTTTTCTCCTGTTCTCTGCCTGAATGCAAGTCAAGAAGGGCTAGTGGCTTCTGGAGCAGAAGGTGGAGATCTCATGGTTTGGGGTGAAGATGGGACTCCATTAGGACACACACGCTTCCAAGGGGCAGATGATGTTACCAGTGTCTTATttgctccctcctgccccaccaaGCTCTATGCCTCACATGGAGAAACCATTAGCATACTGGATGTCAGGTCTCTCAAAGGATCCTTGGACGATTTTCATGCGAATGAAGAAGAAATCAACTGTGTTTCACTGAATGAAACTGAAAACCTTCTGGCTTCTGCTGATGACTCCGGAACAATCAAAATCCTAGActtggaaaataagaaagttaGCAGATCACTGAAGAGACATTCCAATATCTGTTCTTCTGTAGCTTTTCGGCCTCAAAGACCTCAGAGCCTGGTGTCATGTGGACTGGATATGCAGGTGATGTCTTGCAGAGAGTACTTGG GTGATGCTGTGGAACCTTCAGAAAGCCCGGCCACTCTGGATTACAAATTTGCAGGAGgatga
- the WDR53 gene encoding WD repeat-containing protein 53 isoform X2: protein MAVKWTGGHFSPVLCLNASQEGLVASGAEGGDLMVWGEDGTPLGHTRFQGADDVTSVLFAPSCPTKLYASHGETISILDVRSLKGSLDDFHANEEEINCVSLNETENLLASADDSGTIKILDLENKKVSRSLKRHSNICSSVAFRPQRPQSLVSCGLDMQVMLWNLQKARPLWITNLQEDETEEMEDPQSPGQLLNPALAHSVSVASCGNIFSCGAEDESYLLLTGGNDGKIMLWDVSSEVEKKQKSPIKHTHKKKTKRAAYTKQGGNTHASAAGEDEDGKILPKLSIEHGEKVNWLLSTKIKGYQNILVADQTNCISVYPLKEF from the exons ATGGCAGTCAAGTGGACTGGTGGACATTTTTCTCCTGTTCTCTGCCTGAATGCAAGTCAAGAAGGGCTAGTGGCTTCTGGAGCAGAAGGTGGAGATCTCATGGTTTGGGGTGAAGATGGGACTCCATTAGGACACACACGCTTCCAAGGGGCAGATGATGTTACCAGTGTCTTATttgctccctcctgccccaccaaGCTCTATGCCTCACATGGAGAAACCATTAGCATACTGGATGTCAGGTCTCTCAAAGGATCCTTGGACGATTTTCATGCGAATGAAGAAGAAATCAACTGTGTTTCACTGAATGAAACTGAAAACCTTCTGGCTTCTGCTGATGACTCCGGAACAATCAAAATCCTAGActtggaaaataagaaagttaGCAGATCACTGAAGAGACATTCCAATATCTGTTCTTCTGTAGCTTTTCGGCCTCAAAGACCTCAGAGCCTGGTGTCATGTGGACTGGATATGCAG GTGATGCTGTGGAACCTTCAGAAAGCCCGGCCACTCTGGATTACAAATTTGCAGGAGgatgaaacagaagaaatggAAGACCCACAATCACCTGGTCAGCTTCTAAACCCTGCCCTAGCCCACTCTGTGTCTGTGGCATCGTGTGGCAATATTTTTAGTTGTGGTGCAGAAGATG AATCCTATTTGCTGCTTACTGGAGGGAATGATGGGAAGATTATGTTGTGGGATGTAAGCAGTGAAGTTGAGAAAAAACAGAAGAGTCCTATAAAACATACCcacaagaagaaaaccaaaagggCAGCTTATACCAAGCAGGGTGGAAACACTCATGCTTCAGCAGCAGGTGAAGACGAAGATGGCAAAATTTTACCGAAGTTAAGTATTGAACATGGAGAAAAAGTGAACTGGCTCTTGAGTACAAAAATAAAGGGATACCAAAATATATTGGTAGCTGATCAAACTAATTGTATATCTGTATatcctttaaaagaattttaa
- the WDR53 gene encoding WD repeat-containing protein 53 isoform X1 has translation MAVKWTGGHFSPVLCLNASQEGLVASGAEGGDLMVWGEDGTPLGHTRFQGADDVTSVLFAPSCPTKLYASHGETISILDVRSLKGSLDDFHANEEEINCVSLNETENLLASADDSGTIKILDLENKKVSRSLKRHSNICSSVAFRPQRPQSLVSCGLDMQVMLWNLQKARPLWITNLQEDETEEMEDPQSPGQLLNPALAHSVSVASCGNIFSCGAEDGKIRIFRVMGVKCEQELGFKGHTLGVSHVCFLPESYLLLTGGNDGKIMLWDVSSEVEKKQKSPIKHTHKKKTKRAAYTKQGGNTHASAAGEDEDGKILPKLSIEHGEKVNWLLSTKIKGYQNILVADQTNCISVYPLKEF, from the exons ATGGCAGTCAAGTGGACTGGTGGACATTTTTCTCCTGTTCTCTGCCTGAATGCAAGTCAAGAAGGGCTAGTGGCTTCTGGAGCAGAAGGTGGAGATCTCATGGTTTGGGGTGAAGATGGGACTCCATTAGGACACACACGCTTCCAAGGGGCAGATGATGTTACCAGTGTCTTATttgctccctcctgccccaccaaGCTCTATGCCTCACATGGAGAAACCATTAGCATACTGGATGTCAGGTCTCTCAAAGGATCCTTGGACGATTTTCATGCGAATGAAGAAGAAATCAACTGTGTTTCACTGAATGAAACTGAAAACCTTCTGGCTTCTGCTGATGACTCCGGAACAATCAAAATCCTAGActtggaaaataagaaagttaGCAGATCACTGAAGAGACATTCCAATATCTGTTCTTCTGTAGCTTTTCGGCCTCAAAGACCTCAGAGCCTGGTGTCATGTGGACTGGATATGCAG GTGATGCTGTGGAACCTTCAGAAAGCCCGGCCACTCTGGATTACAAATTTGCAGGAGgatgaaacagaagaaatggAAGACCCACAATCACCTGGTCAGCTTCTAAACCCTGCCCTAGCCCACTCTGTGTCTGTGGCATCGTGTGGCAATATTTTTAGTTGTGGTGCAGAAGATGGTAAGATTCGAATCTTTAGGGTGATGGGAGTCAAGTGTGAACAGGAACTGGGATTTAAGGGCCACACCTTAGGGGTATCCCATGTCTGCTTTCTGCCAGAATCCTATTTGCTGCTTACTGGAGGGAATGATGGGAAGATTATGTTGTGGGATGTAAGCAGTGAAGTTGAGAAAAAACAGAAGAGTCCTATAAAACATACCcacaagaagaaaaccaaaagggCAGCTTATACCAAGCAGGGTGGAAACACTCATGCTTCAGCAGCAGGTGAAGACGAAGATGGCAAAATTTTACCGAAGTTAAGTATTGAACATGGAGAAAAAGTGAACTGGCTCTTGAGTACAAAAATAAAGGGATACCAAAATATATTGGTAGCTGATCAAACTAATTGTATATCTGTATatcctttaaaagaattttaa